Proteins from a genomic interval of Gordonia sp. SL306:
- a CDS encoding ABC transporter ATP-binding protein, producing MALQMVCALMVVGTYIAIVVAVRRPADTGVISWPPVVVAASLLFAVPVVHACSYSLSFAASRRIELGLRREIVDHLARIPLGWFTSGNAVTRLRKTVNSDVATVTATVGEALPNLARYLTVTVAAAAYLFTVSWMLAVVVAVPVIVASLLEWRRLGVASEADRVHEDAVATLAARTTELSQGIAVAKVYGMADRENNRFGSAADAYADSYIRREDDQLRRGRMTAVLASWMSVLGLVVLIGTAFVAADVMEPVDLVAFVLLSWIISRGVWAVPTALMTWRRTAMVLAGVDRILDEPPLAATGAPGRAVSNPVTVRFDGVGFGYTPGELAIHDIDLTLAPGTTTALVGSSGSGKSTLARLIPRFWDVDHGTITFNGTDIRELAPEGLYRVVSFVFQDVALLRMSVADNIRLARPDADDAVVESAARAAQIHDRILRLPRGYDSVIGVDAPFSGGEAQRVSIARAIVADTPVVVLDEATSAADPENESAVADALSRLMEGRTVLTIAHRLSTITSADQIVVLDGGRIVESGTHCDLVDSGGRYAQMWHVDGVAIR from the coding sequence ATGGCGTTGCAGATGGTCTGCGCGCTGATGGTCGTCGGGACCTACATCGCCATCGTCGTCGCGGTGCGTCGGCCGGCGGACACGGGAGTGATCTCGTGGCCGCCGGTCGTCGTGGCCGCTTCTCTCCTGTTCGCGGTGCCGGTGGTGCACGCGTGCTCCTACTCCCTGAGTTTTGCCGCGAGCCGGCGCATCGAGCTGGGTCTGCGCCGTGAGATCGTCGATCACCTGGCGCGGATCCCGTTGGGCTGGTTCACCAGTGGTAACGCGGTCACGCGCCTGCGCAAGACGGTCAACTCCGATGTCGCCACCGTGACCGCTACGGTCGGTGAGGCGCTGCCGAATCTCGCCCGCTATCTGACCGTCACCGTGGCGGCTGCGGCGTACCTGTTCACGGTTTCGTGGATGCTGGCCGTCGTCGTGGCGGTGCCGGTGATCGTCGCGTCGCTGCTGGAATGGCGTCGGTTGGGCGTGGCGTCGGAGGCTGATCGGGTCCACGAGGACGCCGTCGCCACCCTCGCCGCCCGCACCACGGAGCTGAGTCAGGGCATCGCGGTCGCCAAGGTCTACGGGATGGCCGACCGGGAGAACAACAGGTTCGGATCGGCCGCAGATGCATACGCCGACAGCTACATCCGTCGGGAGGACGATCAACTCCGCCGCGGACGGATGACGGCGGTGCTGGCGTCCTGGATGTCGGTGCTCGGTCTGGTGGTGCTGATCGGTACCGCATTCGTCGCCGCCGACGTGATGGAGCCGGTCGATCTGGTGGCGTTCGTGCTGCTGTCGTGGATCATCTCCCGCGGCGTGTGGGCGGTCCCGACCGCCCTGATGACCTGGCGGCGGACGGCGATGGTGCTGGCCGGGGTCGACCGGATTCTCGACGAGCCGCCGCTCGCCGCAACCGGGGCCCCGGGTCGAGCGGTCTCGAATCCGGTGACCGTGCGATTCGACGGTGTCGGATTCGGTTACACACCAGGCGAACTGGCGATCCACGACATTGACCTCACGCTGGCTCCGGGCACCACCACTGCGCTCGTCGGCTCGTCCGGATCGGGCAAGTCCACCCTTGCCCGGCTGATCCCGCGCTTCTGGGATGTGGACCACGGCACGATCACGTTCAACGGGACGGACATTCGCGAGCTCGCGCCCGAGGGCCTGTACCGGGTGGTGTCGTTCGTCTTCCAGGACGTTGCGCTGCTACGGATGTCGGTCGCCGACAACATCAGGCTCGCACGGCCGGACGCCGACGACGCCGTCGTGGAGTCGGCGGCACGCGCTGCGCAAATCCACGACCGGATCCTGCGACTGCCACGTGGATACGACTCGGTGATCGGCGTCGACGCGCCGTTCTCCGGTGGCGAGGCACAGCGGGTCTCGATCGCCCGGGCGATCGTCGCCGACACTCCCGTCGTGGTGCTCGACGAAGCGACGTCGGCCGCGGACCCGGAGAACGAATCGGCTGTGGCCGACGCCCTGTCACGTCTCATGGAAGGGCGGACGGTGCTGACCATTGCCCACCGGTTGTCGACGATCACTTCCGCGGATCAGATCGTCGTGCTCGACGGCGGCCGTATCGTCGAATCCGGCACACACTGCGATCTCGTGGACAGCGGTGGCCGATACGCACAGATGTGGCACGTCGACGGGGTGGCGATCCGATGA
- a CDS encoding ABC transporter ATP-binding protein translates to MRSGVFAGLLPVVGTEATRRLRGALVVVALAAILEAACFALLVPLFADLFTDRFPRAWLWAGLFAAGGGLALALERWAMRRQRSVTTDVVATLHHRVGDHVMTLPLGWFTPVHQDALHRLLNEATRSLAVMLNGIVAINVRAVATAAALWVVIAVLDLPTALVAALALALLGGAYRLATRLLRRGNTVGADAAQEIGARVLEFAQQQPVLRAHGRLGEANTDLRAALDQVRRAASTYFRGAIIGVTAFSVGTAILLAGVLCTAWWRIQEGAVPIATGISLVVLAALIVDAVAALGRTGSVIWASEQTLREVGEILHTEPLAEPETSAPIADAGVEFRDVTFGYNDGATVIDGVSVTIPSGGMCAVVGPSGSGKTTLVRLAARFWDVDAGQVALGGADVRDLRSTDLMRQISVVFQDVYLFDGSIRDNVLMGRADATEAELARIAWLARLDEIVERLPLGWDTSVGDRGTALSGGERQRVSIARALLKDAPVVLLDEATSALDPENEAAVRDALGHLGEGRTRLIIAHRLQTVRNADTIVFLDDGTVCEVGTHEELTARSERYARFWRDHDEPGRSDPADDSPTTPR, encoded by the coding sequence ATGAGAAGTGGGGTGTTCGCCGGTCTGCTGCCGGTCGTGGGTACCGAGGCGACTCGTCGGCTCCGCGGCGCGCTCGTCGTCGTCGCGCTCGCCGCGATCCTCGAGGCCGCGTGTTTCGCGTTGTTGGTGCCGCTGTTCGCCGATCTGTTCACCGACCGTTTCCCACGCGCCTGGCTGTGGGCCGGATTGTTCGCCGCCGGTGGTGGACTCGCTCTGGCGCTGGAGAGATGGGCGATGCGCAGGCAGAGGTCGGTGACCACCGACGTGGTCGCGACGCTGCACCACCGCGTGGGCGATCACGTGATGACCCTGCCGTTGGGCTGGTTCACGCCCGTCCATCAGGACGCGCTGCATCGGTTGCTGAACGAGGCGACCAGGTCGCTCGCGGTGATGCTGAACGGCATCGTCGCTATCAACGTCCGTGCCGTCGCGACCGCCGCGGCGCTGTGGGTGGTCATCGCCGTGCTCGACCTGCCGACCGCCCTCGTCGCGGCCCTCGCCCTGGCACTGCTGGGCGGAGCCTATCGCCTCGCAACGCGATTGCTCCGGCGCGGCAACACGGTCGGTGCGGATGCGGCGCAGGAAATCGGTGCCCGGGTGCTCGAGTTCGCACAGCAGCAGCCGGTGTTGCGCGCGCACGGTCGGCTCGGCGAGGCGAACACCGACCTGCGGGCGGCTCTCGATCAGGTGCGCCGGGCTGCATCGACCTATTTTCGCGGGGCGATCATCGGGGTGACCGCCTTCTCGGTCGGTACCGCGATTCTGCTCGCGGGAGTGCTGTGCACCGCGTGGTGGCGGATCCAGGAGGGAGCCGTCCCGATCGCGACGGGGATCTCCCTGGTCGTGTTGGCGGCATTGATCGTGGACGCCGTCGCCGCCCTCGGCCGGACCGGCAGCGTCATCTGGGCATCCGAACAGACCCTTCGCGAGGTCGGCGAGATCCTCCACACCGAACCGCTGGCCGAACCGGAGACCTCGGCGCCGATCGCCGACGCGGGCGTCGAGTTCCGTGATGTCACCTTCGGATACAACGACGGTGCCACGGTGATCGACGGTGTGTCCGTGACCATCCCGTCCGGCGGTATGTGTGCCGTGGTGGGACCGTCGGGCTCCGGCAAGACCACGCTGGTGCGGCTCGCCGCGCGGTTCTGGGACGTCGACGCCGGACAGGTGGCGCTCGGTGGGGCGGACGTGCGAGATCTCCGCAGCACAGACCTGATGCGGCAGATCTCGGTCGTGTTCCAGGACGTCTACCTGTTCGACGGGTCCATCAGGGACAACGTGCTGATGGGCCGTGCGGACGCCACCGAAGCAGAACTCGCGCGAATCGCCTGGCTTGCCCGACTCGACGAGATCGTCGAACGACTCCCACTCGGCTGGGACACCTCGGTCGGCGATCGGGGCACGGCGCTCTCCGGCGGTGAGCGGCAACGGGTCTCGATCGCTCGGGCCCTGCTCAAGGACGCGCCCGTTGTCCTCCTCGACGAGGCGACCTCGGCTCTCGACCCGGAAAACGAGGCCGCCGTGCGAGATGCGTTGGGGCACCTGGGCGAAGGTCGCACCCGGCTGATCATCGCGCACCGGCTCCAGACGGTCCGGAACGCGGACACCATCGTCTTCCTCGACGACGGTACGGTCTGCGAGGTCGGCACTCACGAGGAACTGACCGCGCGCAGCGAGCGGTATGCGCGGTTCTGGCGCGACCACGACGAACCCGGCCGATCCGATCCGGCCGACGACTCCCCGACGACTCCCCGATGA
- a CDS encoding siderophore-interacting protein gives MSTAPLEPHETEINLVMYGITPRYLEVIRSERLTPQMQRITFACTDPEGFHFVPMAPDEHVKLFFPQPGTDEIVMPAIGPNGIEPSTDGPRPVYRDYTVRAFDAERAEVVIDFVLHTHGVAGSWAADARPGGRLGMLGPRGSHIYPVGYDWYLLAADETALPAIGRWFEELPTGKRVVAFIEVADPEAEVALEMRTNAEVHYLHRRGAEPGNSPLLEQAIREFDLPTGEYFAWIAGEANTLKPIRRYLRRELGLPKDRIKVDGYWRSGTVNLDHHDPGDGED, from the coding sequence ATGAGCACAGCCCCGCTCGAGCCTCACGAGACCGAGATCAATCTGGTCATGTACGGCATCACACCGAGATACCTCGAGGTGATCCGTTCGGAGCGATTGACCCCGCAGATGCAACGCATCACCTTCGCGTGCACCGACCCCGAGGGTTTCCACTTCGTCCCGATGGCACCTGACGAGCACGTGAAGCTGTTCTTCCCCCAGCCCGGCACGGACGAGATCGTGATGCCTGCGATCGGACCGAACGGCATCGAGCCCTCGACCGACGGCCCTCGCCCGGTTTATCGCGACTACACTGTGCGCGCGTTCGATGCCGAACGCGCCGAGGTCGTGATCGACTTCGTGCTGCACACCCACGGAGTGGCCGGCTCCTGGGCGGCCGATGCGCGGCCCGGTGGCCGGCTGGGCATGCTCGGTCCGCGTGGGTCCCACATCTATCCCGTCGGGTACGACTGGTACCTCCTCGCCGCCGACGAGACCGCGTTGCCGGCGATCGGCCGGTGGTTCGAGGAGTTGCCCACCGGGAAGCGCGTCGTGGCGTTCATCGAGGTCGCCGACCCGGAAGCGGAAGTCGCCCTGGAGATGCGGACCAATGCCGAGGTGCATTATCTGCACCGGCGCGGCGCCGAGCCCGGTAACAGCCCGCTGCTGGAGCAGGCCATCCGCGAGTTCGATCTCCCGACGGGGGAGTACTTCGCCTGGATCGCCGGTGAGGCCAACACCCTCAAGCCGATCCGGCGCTACCTCCGGCGCGAGCTCGGGCTACCGAAGGACCGGATCAAGGTCGACGGCTACTGGCGGAGCGGTACCGTCAACCTCGACCATCACGATCCCGGCGACGGCGAAGACTGA
- a CDS encoding FecCD family ABC transporter permease: protein MVATQELVTEERSVAASNTRRAIGAIVGIGLLVVVCVLSIAVGAKTIPIETAWHALFAFDHSGDQIIIRELRVPRTVLGLVVGMALGVGGALIQGMTRNPLADPGLLGVNAGSAFFVAIAVGLLGLTGIWSYVWFAFAGAAIVAVVVYVLGSMGRAAPSPIRLTLSGVAVSALLTGITTGLTLLDPQAFDEMRFWRAGSIAGRDLSVTGAVLPFIVVGLVLAVVVARSLNALALGDDAARSLGANVNLTRALGTVAVTLLCGAATAAAGPISFVGLMIPHIARWIVGPDQRWIVAYSIVGGAILVLLADVIGRVVIRPGEMQVGVITAFIGAPVLIILVRRAKASGL, encoded by the coding sequence TTGGTGGCAACACAGGAACTCGTCACCGAGGAACGTTCGGTCGCTGCCTCCAACACGCGGCGCGCGATCGGGGCAATCGTCGGAATCGGACTGCTCGTGGTGGTCTGCGTGCTCAGTATCGCGGTCGGTGCCAAGACGATACCGATCGAAACCGCGTGGCACGCGTTGTTCGCGTTCGATCATTCCGGTGATCAGATCATCATCCGCGAACTGCGTGTGCCCCGTACCGTTCTCGGACTCGTCGTCGGAATGGCGCTCGGGGTCGGCGGGGCGCTCATCCAGGGGATGACCCGCAATCCGCTCGCCGATCCGGGGCTGCTCGGTGTCAACGCCGGTTCCGCGTTCTTCGTCGCGATCGCCGTCGGGCTGCTCGGATTGACGGGGATCTGGTCGTACGTGTGGTTCGCCTTCGCCGGCGCGGCCATCGTGGCCGTGGTGGTGTACGTGCTGGGTTCCATGGGCCGGGCGGCCCCGTCGCCGATCCGGCTCACTCTCTCGGGTGTGGCGGTGAGTGCACTGCTCACCGGCATCACCACCGGCCTGACCCTGCTCGATCCCCAGGCCTTCGACGAGATGCGTTTCTGGCGAGCCGGTTCCATCGCCGGCCGCGATCTCTCGGTGACGGGTGCGGTTCTGCCCTTCATCGTCGTGGGCCTCGTGCTGGCGGTGGTGGTGGCCCGGTCGCTGAACGCGCTCGCGCTCGGCGACGATGCCGCCAGGTCCCTGGGGGCGAATGTGAACCTGACCCGCGCTCTCGGCACGGTCGCGGTGACCCTGCTGTGCGGCGCAGCGACCGCGGCCGCTGGTCCGATCTCCTTTGTCGGTCTGATGATCCCGCATATCGCGCGTTGGATCGTCGGCCCCGATCAACGATGGATCGTGGCATACAGCATCGTCGGTGGCGCGATCCTGGTGCTGCTCGCCGACGTGATCGGTCGGGTCGTCATCCGGCCGGGAGAGATGCAGGTCGGTGTGATCACCGCGTTCATCGGGGCACCGGTTCTGATCATCCTGGTACGCAGGGCGAAAGCGAGCGGCCTGTGA
- a CDS encoding FecCD family ABC transporter permease: MTGTDIDFGRSVVVLRGRSGVPSLRIGVRALIVVLILIALALLVSVLALGTGDYHVPPGRVIETIFGGGTRFERLVITQWRAPRVAAALVLGAALGMSGAIFQSLTRNPLGSPDIIGFNTGAYTGALVVILVVGSDHRYGTAAGALVGGVATALAVYLFAFKRGVQGFRLIIVGIGISAMLASLNTWLILKADLDDAMSAATWGAGTLNGITWADATPALVVTLVLVPFILIAGYLGPLMEMGDDTARSFGICVEPTRLFVIVLGVALTAVATAVAGPIAFVSLAAPQLARRLTRSAGVPLAPAAAMGALLLVASDYIAQHAFAPTQLPVGVVTASIGGVYLIWLLAQEARRQ, encoded by the coding sequence GTGACCGGCACCGACATCGACTTCGGCCGCTCCGTGGTGGTCCTGCGCGGCCGGTCCGGGGTACCGTCCCTGCGGATCGGGGTGCGCGCGCTGATCGTCGTGCTCATCCTCATCGCGCTCGCGTTGCTGGTATCCGTCCTGGCACTCGGCACCGGTGACTATCACGTGCCGCCGGGACGGGTGATCGAGACGATCTTCGGTGGCGGAACCCGATTCGAGCGGCTGGTGATCACGCAGTGGCGAGCGCCACGGGTGGCGGCGGCCCTGGTACTCGGCGCGGCCCTCGGCATGAGTGGCGCGATCTTCCAGTCGCTGACCCGGAATCCACTCGGCAGCCCGGACATCATCGGGTTTAACACAGGTGCCTACACCGGTGCGCTGGTGGTCATCCTCGTGGTGGGCAGCGATCACCGCTATGGCACGGCGGCGGGTGCACTCGTCGGTGGCGTCGCGACGGCCCTGGCGGTGTACCTGTTCGCGTTCAAGCGGGGAGTGCAAGGGTTCCGGCTCATCATCGTGGGGATCGGCATCTCGGCGATGCTGGCGTCGCTGAACACCTGGCTGATCCTGAAGGCCGATCTCGACGACGCGATGTCGGCGGCCACCTGGGGCGCCGGCACCCTCAACGGCATCACCTGGGCCGACGCGACGCCTGCGCTCGTCGTGACGTTGGTCCTGGTGCCGTTCATCCTGATCGCCGGCTATCTCGGACCGCTGATGGAAATGGGAGACGACACCGCACGGTCTTTCGGCATATGCGTGGAGCCGACGCGATTGTTCGTGATCGTGCTCGGCGTCGCACTGACCGCCGTCGCGACGGCGGTGGCCGGCCCGATCGCCTTCGTCTCGTTGGCGGCACCACAACTGGCACGCCGGCTGACCCGTAGCGCGGGTGTGCCGTTGGCACCTGCGGCGGCGATGGGAGCCCTGCTGCTGGTGGCGAGCGACTACATCGCCCAGCATGCGTTCGCCCCCACTCAGCTTCCGGTGGGTGTGGTGACCGCATCCATCGGCGGCGTTTATCTGATCTGGCTCTTGGCGCAAGAGGCGCGACGACAATGA
- a CDS encoding ABC transporter ATP-binding protein: MSTTPPTAALQTATPGHRLRADGITIGYDERVISESLSIEIPDGEFTVIVGPNACGKSTLLRALSRLLKPRSGAVVLDGRSISSYPAKEVARRLGLLPQTSVAPEGIRVAELVARGRFPRQSMFRQWTPDDETAVQDAMNATGVTDLSSRLVDELSGGQRQRVWVAMVLAQETPLVLLDEPTTFLDIAHQIELLDLCAELNRERGRTMVAVLHDLNHAFRYADHLVAMKSGRIVAQGGPAEIVDAELIEDVFGLRCRIIDDPESHTPLVIPRLRGT, from the coding sequence ATGAGTACGACACCGCCCACCGCGGCATTGCAAACGGCGACCCCTGGACATCGGCTCCGGGCCGACGGGATCACCATCGGTTACGACGAGCGGGTCATCAGCGAGTCGTTGTCCATCGAGATCCCGGATGGCGAGTTCACCGTCATCGTGGGTCCCAACGCCTGCGGCAAATCCACACTGCTGCGGGCATTGTCGCGACTGCTCAAACCGCGATCGGGGGCGGTGGTCCTCGACGGCAGGTCGATCAGTTCGTACCCGGCCAAGGAGGTCGCCCGGCGGCTTGGGCTGCTCCCGCAGACGTCGGTTGCGCCCGAAGGAATCCGGGTCGCCGAGCTCGTCGCGCGCGGGAGGTTCCCGCGCCAGTCCATGTTCCGGCAATGGACCCCCGACGACGAGACCGCGGTGCAGGACGCGATGAACGCGACCGGCGTCACAGATCTCTCCTCCCGTCTTGTCGACGAGTTGTCCGGAGGCCAGCGCCAACGCGTGTGGGTCGCGATGGTGCTGGCTCAGGAGACACCTCTCGTCCTGTTGGACGAGCCGACCACGTTCCTCGACATCGCCCATCAGATCGAGCTCCTGGACCTGTGTGCCGAGCTCAACCGTGAACGCGGCCGCACCATGGTGGCGGTGCTGCACGACCTCAATCACGCGTTCCGGTACGCCGATCACCTGGTCGCGATGAAATCGGGCCGCATCGTCGCGCAGGGCGGGCCCGCCGAGATCGTCGACGCCGAGCTGATCGAGGACGTCTTCGGGCTCCGGTGCCGGATCATCGACGATCCGGAATCCCATACACCGCTGGTCATCCCACGACTGAGAGGCACATGA
- a CDS encoding condensation domain-containing protein, with translation MMTAHLTSTHGVTGAQAGIWYGQELIGTSSTYVVAQAWECLAPVELSALASSVAGAIGEAPGLSASFGMVGGEVVQSVGRHEVDTVAVLDFSGHDDPRAAAWDWMRRRSREPVDPATDPCFEAVVLRLAAGTGGQSPAIVFVRAHHIVTDFFGLGLLGRRAAELYAATTSDTEPRPAWFGPVEDVLDHENHYRDSGDREGDRTFWAGEVLAADAVASLVRHAGRERTSSVLSHTRTIGGTAADHLTELGREQGGSWSDAVTGLVAAFIAGRTGTDEVVLGYPMMNRLGSPAISVPTMVVNVVPLRLTVSAWSSVTDVTEAAVHGVRRVRPHARFRGEDIARLGGHGRPRIWLNVKAVDDRLRLGDVDTEVHSLARGPVEEMTITIRRTLCGEIEFQFDGDESVLDATGLAVLGADIVAYVEEAAQPAARGWRWPGWAAPAPRRRPDRPVPCPVRRLWSTNSAGRLPGSPVASR, from the coding sequence ATGATGACGGCGCATCTGACGAGTACGCACGGGGTGACCGGCGCGCAGGCCGGGATCTGGTACGGGCAGGAGCTGATCGGCACCTCGTCGACGTATGTGGTGGCGCAGGCCTGGGAATGCCTGGCGCCCGTCGAACTCTCGGCGCTGGCTTCGTCGGTCGCAGGCGCGATCGGTGAGGCACCCGGCCTGTCGGCCTCCTTCGGCATGGTCGGCGGAGAGGTGGTGCAGAGCGTCGGCCGACACGAGGTGGACACGGTTGCGGTGCTGGACTTCTCCGGTCACGACGATCCACGGGCTGCAGCCTGGGACTGGATGCGCAGGCGCAGCCGCGAGCCGGTCGACCCGGCCACGGACCCATGCTTCGAGGCCGTCGTCCTGCGGTTGGCTGCCGGGACCGGCGGACAGTCCCCGGCGATCGTGTTCGTCCGCGCCCACCACATCGTCACCGACTTCTTCGGCCTCGGCCTGCTCGGTCGCCGCGCTGCGGAGTTGTACGCCGCCACGACCTCTGACACCGAACCACGGCCGGCGTGGTTCGGTCCGGTCGAGGACGTGCTCGACCACGAGAACCATTATCGAGACTCGGGGGACCGGGAAGGCGATCGGACCTTCTGGGCAGGCGAGGTCTTGGCGGCGGACGCCGTCGCGTCCCTCGTACGGCATGCGGGCCGCGAGCGGACGTCGTCGGTGCTCTCGCACACCCGGACGATCGGTGGCACCGCCGCCGATCATCTGACCGAGCTGGGACGTGAGCAGGGCGGCTCGTGGAGTGACGCGGTCACCGGGCTGGTCGCCGCGTTCATCGCGGGACGGACGGGGACCGATGAGGTTGTGCTGGGGTACCCGATGATGAATCGGTTGGGCTCGCCGGCGATCTCGGTGCCCACCATGGTGGTCAACGTGGTTCCCTTGCGCCTCACGGTATCCGCGTGGTCGTCGGTCACCGACGTCACGGAGGCGGCGGTGCACGGCGTCCGCCGGGTCCGGCCACACGCGCGATTTCGCGGCGAGGACATCGCCCGCCTCGGAGGCCACGGGCGGCCACGGATCTGGCTGAACGTGAAGGCCGTCGACGACCGACTGCGATTGGGCGACGTGGACACCGAGGTCCATTCGCTGGCCCGGGGGCCGGTGGAGGAGATGACGATCACGATCCGCCGAACCTTGTGCGGCGAGATCGAATTCCAATTCGACGGGGACGAATCCGTCCTCGACGCGACCGGGCTCGCCGTGCTCGGCGCCGACATCGTCGCCTACGTCGAGGAGGCCGCACAACCGGCTGCCCGGGGATGGCGGTGGCCGGGGTGGGCTGCGCCGGCGCCGCGGCGGCGACCGGATCGCCCGGTGCCGTGTCCGGTTCGTCGACTCTGGTCGACGAACTCTGCCGGGCGCTTGCCAGGCAGTCCGGTGGCGTCGCGGTGA